The sequence ATGGGCACGGTGATCGCTGGCATTTACGAAGGTATCCGCAACGGCGCGCTCGACAACGAAAGCCACTTCGCCAACGCAGCGGGATGCTCGCATCAAACATGGGAAGACGACTTCCGATCAGTCGCAAACAGCGTGGCCTGAAGAAACAGCGTTGCCCGGACAAAGCGATCTTCTTGCAAAGCTCAAGTTCGCACGCGACCGGACTCGCGAGTGAAGTCAATCATCATGGGGATCGATGCTCTTTGTCCAATCCGTTCCGTGAAAACTGACAGAGCAGTTACGAGACGTGGCCGCATTGGAATTCCATCGGCGAGTCGTCCTAGTTACAATCGAGGCGTTGACTCAATCGCGGCGAGCCTGTTGGCTTTCGTTGCGACTCATCGGCCCGTCCCAACGGATACGTTTTGAATCCCCGCCCGCTTCTGTTGAAACTGCAACGTCGGCTCGTGCAATGCGTGCTTGTGATTGCGATGTTGTATCAGATGGGAGCTTGCCCCTGCGGATGCCTGGAGCACAACGCTTGGTTGCAGTTGCTAGACGGTTTCAGCCATGCCGACGGACATTCGCATCCATCGCTGGTGCAGTTGTCACAAAAAGATTCGGCAACCACTGCTGCCGGAGAGGTGTCGAACTCGGACAACCACGATTGCACGGGTGAGCCGAGGACGCTGTACACCCGAGGCTCGCGAAATCCGATGCCGGCAAACGGCGACTGCGTTCAATCGCTGGATGTCGCTGACACCGCGAACGGTGCGTTCGGGGCTTTGATGGTGGTCGCGGATGAACGGGGGAGAGGCATTGATTCTCGCGGGCTGAACGTGCGCGCGCTCAGTCGTCCCGCTCTTCAGGTTTTCCGCCTCTAAGCCTTTCTTTTCTTTCACGAATGTTCTGGGACATCCGTCCCATTTTTTGCCGGCGGCTCAGAGAAGTCGGCAACGTTCCATCAGAAAAGAATCGCTATGTCACAACAAGGTATCTCTCGTGCGGGATTGCGTGCATTGATCGCTGCGGGAGTGCTCACTCTCGTCTTTGGTTTGGGAACCGCAGCCGGCCTGGTCCTGTCACCGTCAACCGTTCATGCCCCCGAGGATTTGCATTCGGATGATCCGCACCCCGCGGGGATGTCCGACTTGCACATCGAAGACGAGGACACCGAAGAAGACCACCTTGAGGAGAATCACGAAGAGGACCATGTCGCGCTGACCGAGCAGGCGTATGCCAATTTGGGTTTGCGGATGGGAATGGTGCAACGAGGCGATCACTGGAAAACCCAGTTGGTTCCAGCTCGAGTGGTCGAGATCCCCGGTCGTAGCGACTTGTCCGTTTCGGCGCCAGTCACGGGCATCGTGCAGAAGGTTGAGGTCCTCCCCGGACAGAGCTTGGTTTCCGATTCGACTTTGTTTTCGATTCGGATCACCGATCAAGCCGTGATCGACGCTCAATCGCGATTACTGGAAACACTGACGCGACAGGAAGTCGCCAATCAAGAGATCACGCGTTTGTCTCCACTGGTCACCTCGGGGGCGGTTTCGCGAAACAAGCTGCGCGATTTGGAATACGAAATCAAACAGCTCTCGGCTCAGCAATCCACGTTGGTTCAAGAACTGCGAAGTCGTGGGTTGCCTTCTGCGAGCGTGGACCAAGTGTTGCAGAACCGGGAGTTGGCGACGGAACTGAAGGTGTCTCCGCCTAGCTTCATCGATTCGGATATGAACTCCGAAGAAGTCTCCGGTTTTTCGGTCGAAGATTTGATGGTGCACCCGGGTATGTCCGTGGCCCGTGGTGATTTGCTATGCAGCGTGGCCTATCACTCGCGTTTGTACTTGGAGGGCATGGCATTCCAGGATGATTTGCATGTCTTGGACCGCATCATGCAACGGGATTGGATGGTTGTGGTGGATGATCACTCAGCCGAGCATGCTCATGGTGCGTCTGTCGAACTGCCTTTGCTACGCATCGACAACCATGTCGACGAAGCGACGCAGAGCGTGACCTTCTTTGTCGAGCTTCCGAACGAAGTGACACGAGATCGCGTTTCCGACGGACGGTTGTTCCAACAATGGCGTTTCCGACCGGGCCAGCGGCTGCATCTTCGGCTTCCGGTGGAGCAGTGGAAGGACCAATGGATGCTGCCCGCCGAGGCCGTTGTGGTGGAAGGCCCCGATGCATTCGTCTTTGTCGAGCACATCCATGACGAAGAGGACGAACCGGAACACGATGACCATGACGTGATGATCGAGTTGGAGCCTGTGCCGATCAGGCTGCTGTACCGAGACGATCGCATCGTCGTGATCCAGCGTGACGACCAGCAGGATTTGGAAGAGGAGTTTACGACCCACCGAGTCGCCCTGAACAACGCTCAGAAACTGTACCTGGCGATGAAAATGCAGGCGGAGGGCGGCGGGGGCCACCACCATCACCACGACCATTGACGGTTGGTGGTTTGACCGAGGGTCGTTTATCTGACTCGCGGTTCGCTGTTTCTCCTTCGTCGCTCCCCAAGAATTCGTTTCATGTTGAATTTCATCATTCAGTTTTCTCTTCGGCATCGGTTGGTCATCTTGTGTGCCGCTATCGCCGTGATGGTACTGGGCAGCATCGTTGCGCAGACATTGCCGATCGATGTGTTGCCAAGTCTGACTCGCCCCCGCGTTGTGATCGTGACCGAGTGCGAAGGGATGGCACCTGAAGAGGTCGAGCAACGTGTGACGTTTCCCTTGGAAGCGAATTTGAATGGTGCCGCGGGAGTCATCGCGGTGCGTAGTTCTTCCGGGATTGGATTGTCCGTGATCAACATCGAGTTTGATTGGGACACCGACGTGCAATCGGCTCGGCAAATTGTTCAGGAGCGGTTGACTCTGGTGGTGGATCAAATGCCGGCGGGGGTGAAGCCACAGATGGGACCACGTTCCTCGTTGTTGGGGCAGATCGCTTTGGTGGCGATGTGGAGCGACGATGGATCGACGTCGCCGATGGAACTGCGAACCACGGCGGATTGGGTGGTACGGCAGCGGCTGAAAAAGATCCCCGGCGTGTCACAAGTCATCACCATGGGCGGTGATCGAAAGCAAATCCATGTGCAAGTCGACCAGCACCAATTGCACCGATACGAAGTGAGTTTGGCGGAGGTCGAATCGGCACTACGAGACAGCAACCAAAACGTGACGGGCGGGTTCATCAGCCGAGACGGAAAGGAATTTCTGATCCGCGGAATTGGACGCTACGTCGACGTCGATGAGATCGGTGAGACCACGATCCGATCCACTGGTCAGCGAGCATTGCTGTTGAAGCAGGTCGCGAAGATCAGCGAGGTGGCTCAAATCAAACGTGGGGATTCGTCCGTCAACGGTCAATCAGCAGTTGTACTGACCATTCAAAAGCAACCGGGTGCGGATACACGATTGGTCACGGAATCGGTTCATGCGGCACTCGCGGAGTTGCGGCCGTCGCTGCCGGCGGACGTCGAACTGCAGACCACTTACGAGCAAAGGGAATTCATCGACCACAGTGTCGCGAATGTCTTGGAGGCACTTCGTGACGGTGCGATCTTGGTTGTGGTGGTGTTGTTTTTGTTCCTGCTGAACTTTCGGACCACCTTCATCACGCTCACCGCGATTCCGCTGTCGGTGTTGGTGACCGCATTGGTGTTCCGTTGGTTGGGTCTGTCGATCAATGTCATGACGCTGGGTGGTTTGGCGGTCGCGATGGGCGAGTTGGTCGACGATGCGATTGTCGACGTCGAGAACATTGCACGGCGACTGAAAGAAAACGCGTTGTCCGCGAAACCGAAGTCGGCTTTGGCGGTGATCTTTGACGCCAGCGTGGAAGTGCGAAATGCAATCATTGTCAGCACGGTCTTGGTGGTGATTGTGTTCGCTCCGTTGTTCGCGCTGACTGGGATGGAAGGTCGCCTGTTTGCGCCTCTGGGAGTTGCGTATCTGGTGTCCATCGCCGCGTCGACGTTGGTTTCGCTAACGGTCACCCCGGTGCTTTCCTCTTTCTTGCTGCCCAAAGCCAAGGCGACTCATCGGGAAACGGACGGTTGGCTGCTTCGGGGTTTGAAAAGCATCGTCCGGCCGATCATTCGGTTCAGTATGCATCCCGTTGGATTGACGGCATCGCTTTCGGTCCTGGGCATGGGGTGTGTTGTTGGATCCGTGGTGGCCTGGAACATGGGGCGGGATTTCTTGCCACCGTTTGACGAAGGTGCAGCCCAAGTCAATTTGTTCGCACCGCCGGGAACATCGCTGGAGGTCAGTCGCGAACTGAGCCAAATGGCGGATCGCAATTTGACGAAGCTGCTCAAGTCCGAAACCAATCCCACGGGGCCCTTGCTCTGGTTCACCTGTCGCACGGGACGGGCCGAACAAGACGAACATGTGATGGGGGTGAACATCAGCGAGTATGTGATCACACTGAATCCGGACAGTGGGCTGAGTCGAGAAGAGCTGATTGAGCAGTTGCACGAAGCGGTCGAGCATGTGCCGGGTGTTGAAACGGAAGTCGAACAACCGATTGCGCACCTGATCAGTCACATGCTTTCGGGCGTCACCGCGCAGATCGCAATCAAACTGTACGGCGATGATCTCGAAACGCTGCGTGAAGAAGCCGAGCACATCAAGCACACCATCGAATCGATCCCCGGCATCGCACCACCGATCGTGGAG is a genomic window of Rhodopirellula halodulae containing:
- a CDS encoding efflux RND transporter periplasmic adaptor subunit — translated: MSQQGISRAGLRALIAAGVLTLVFGLGTAAGLVLSPSTVHAPEDLHSDDPHPAGMSDLHIEDEDTEEDHLEENHEEDHVALTEQAYANLGLRMGMVQRGDHWKTQLVPARVVEIPGRSDLSVSAPVTGIVQKVEVLPGQSLVSDSTLFSIRITDQAVIDAQSRLLETLTRQEVANQEITRLSPLVTSGAVSRNKLRDLEYEIKQLSAQQSTLVQELRSRGLPSASVDQVLQNRELATELKVSPPSFIDSDMNSEEVSGFSVEDLMVHPGMSVARGDLLCSVAYHSRLYLEGMAFQDDLHVLDRIMQRDWMVVVDDHSAEHAHGASVELPLLRIDNHVDEATQSVTFFVELPNEVTRDRVSDGRLFQQWRFRPGQRLHLRLPVEQWKDQWMLPAEAVVVEGPDAFVFVEHIHDEEDEPEHDDHDVMIELEPVPIRLLYRDDRIVVIQRDDQQDLEEEFTTHRVALNNAQKLYLAMKMQAEGGGGHHHHHDH
- a CDS encoding efflux RND transporter permease subunit, which encodes MLNFIIQFSLRHRLVILCAAIAVMVLGSIVAQTLPIDVLPSLTRPRVVIVTECEGMAPEEVEQRVTFPLEANLNGAAGVIAVRSSSGIGLSVINIEFDWDTDVQSARQIVQERLTLVVDQMPAGVKPQMGPRSSLLGQIALVAMWSDDGSTSPMELRTTADWVVRQRLKKIPGVSQVITMGGDRKQIHVQVDQHQLHRYEVSLAEVESALRDSNQNVTGGFISRDGKEFLIRGIGRYVDVDEIGETTIRSTGQRALLLKQVAKISEVAQIKRGDSSVNGQSAVVLTIQKQPGADTRLVTESVHAALAELRPSLPADVELQTTYEQREFIDHSVANVLEALRDGAILVVVVLFLFLLNFRTTFITLTAIPLSVLVTALVFRWLGLSINVMTLGGLAVAMGELVDDAIVDVENIARRLKENALSAKPKSALAVIFDASVEVRNAIIVSTVLVVIVFAPLFALTGMEGRLFAPLGVAYLVSIAASTLVSLTVTPVLSSFLLPKAKATHRETDGWLLRGLKSIVRPIIRFSMHPVGLTASLSVLGMGCVVGSVVAWNMGRDFLPPFDEGAAQVNLFAPPGTSLEVSRELSQMADRNLTKLLKSETNPTGPLLWFTCRTGRAEQDEHVMGVNISEYVITLNPDSGLSREELIEQLHEAVEHVPGVETEVEQPIAHLISHMLSGVTAQIAIKLYGDDLETLREEAEHIKHTIESIPGIAPPIVEQQQPTPQIRVELKKDMLAYHGVTAGFVNHFIETALHGQEVSQLIDGQRTFDILLRLKESQRRDLANLHRVPMELPNGRRVPLGTLAKVYETLGPNTIHREDGRRRIVVRVNTLGRDVGSVVSEIKDRITAQVELPEGYFLSYEGQFEAQQKANQRIFWLSLVALVGVLLVLISTYSSLNIALQLLIALPAAFVGGILGLYVTGQTFSVAATVGFVSLGGIAARNGLLLVSTYFKRSQDEGVSENVIVEGSLDRLAPVMMTALTTGLGLVPLVIGGHLPGKEILFPVATVILGGLITATMAEFLIRPGLFWLLLDDRTRIEPPSVHD